DNA sequence from the Prochlorothrix hollandica PCC 9006 = CALU 1027 genome:
CTTGGCCTGTCGCCCCAGATAGGAATAAACCTTCTGTTCGGCGTTGTCCCGAATGGTGCAGGTGTTGTAGAGCACCACATTGGCCAGTTCGGGGTTTTCTTCCCACTCAAAGCCCATGCCGTCGAGGATGCCTGCCATGCGCTCGGAGTCGGCTTTGTTCATCTGACAGCCAAAGGTGACGATGTGGTAGCGGCGGGGGGTGGGGAGCATGGGCACGAGTCCGGGATCTAAAGGCCATTGCTTATGCTACCCCAGGAACCCCCGCGATCGACGGCTACCCAGGGATCCCAACGAAGGATTGCACCGCCGCCACCAACTGGGCCACCTCCTCTTCGGTGGTCAAATAGTGGGTACAAGCCCGCACACAGGCCGGATTGCGAATCTTGCGCACCAAAATCTGTTGGGCTTCCAGGTATTGCACCAGATCCTGGGGATCGCGATCGGCCACCTGAAACGAGACAATGCCCGTGGTGGGGGGCAAGTCCTGGAGACAGGTGATCCCCGGAATGGTCTGCAACTGCTGCCAGAGGGACTGGCCCAGGGATCGCAGGCGCTCATAGCGTTGGCTGGCGCTGCCCCAAGCCTGATGCACCCGCAAGGACTCCAGCAATCCGGCATAGAGGGGATAGGCGGAGGTGGCCACTTCATAGCGTTGGCCATTGTCTTTCCAGCCTGTGGGTGTCCCCGATTCATCCTCCACGATGCCCCGCCATGCGGCAAAGGTGGGTTGCAGTTCATCCCGAACCCCAGGGCGCACATACAGCCCCCCCACCCCCTCCGGTCCGCACCACCATTTGTGGCCCGTAAAGGCATAGAAATCCACCCCCAGATCCTGAAGGTTGAGGGCTTGGGATCCCACGGATTGGGCGGCATCCACCAACAGGCGCACGGGGTAGCGCCCGGATTCTGCTTTCTGGCAGCCTTGGACAATTTCCCGCAGGGGCAACACATGGCCCGTGTTCCACAGCACATGGCTCAACACCACCAGCCGCGTGTTGTTCTGGAGACCCTTGAGGATGGCCTGCACCGGATCCCCGCTGTTGAGCAGGGGCAACAGGGCCACGGTGGAGACCCGCAGATCAAAGCGCCGCTGTAGCTCTTGGATCACGGCCACGATGCCGGGATGTTCGCAGTCCGTCAGCAAAATGTGATCCCCCGCTTGCCACGGCAGTCCCCAGAGGGCAATGTTGCAGCCCACGGAGACGTTTTCCGTCAGGGTGATGGTGTCGGGATGGACGCTGAATTCCCCAGCCATTTGAATGCGCAGTTGCTGGGCAATGGTTTGGCCCCAGCCATTGGCGGCGCTGGAAAAGGGACCGATTTCCTGGAGTTGGGTGTAGGCTTTGGCGATCGCCCCCAAACTGCCCCAAGGCAGGGGTCCTTGGCCACCATAGTTGAAATAACGCTTATTCTGGAGGGCGGGGAAGGCGGAACGGTGGTTCCCATAATCGACTTCGGGAGTCTGGAGCACAGTGGGGGGTTGGAAGATCAACACGGGCTTAGGCACGGAATTCAGCACCCTCCATGGGGGACAAAGATAGGGGACAAGGCAACACCCCATTATTCCCCATTGCCTCCCATCCTGGAAAAATCTGGGGGACACTGGCCAGAACCCTACCCCACTGGAAGGGTCAGGAAACCTGACCCCGACATGGATCAAAATCCGGGTAATGCACCCAAGCCTGGGAGGGACCGGGTTTCCCCGCCCCATGCAGCATCTTGTGTCAGGCAACCAGGGGGGAGGTCACCTCCGGCAACCCAGCGGCTATAAAATCCCAGGGGTAGCCATGTATACTATTTTTTTCAGGATTTACTTATTACGGTGAAACCTTTATGAATGTTGGCGATCGTGTTCGAGTCAAAACTCCCGTAGTGGTCTATCACAACCCTGAGCAACGGAACGAAGCCTGTGATATCCAGGGACTGGAGGGGGAAGTGGTGGGATTGGCCACGGAATGGAAGGGCAAGGCCATCAGTGCCAACTTTCCGATTCAAGTTAAGTTTAGTCCTAAGTTCCGCGCCCATTTACGGGAGGATGAACTGGAACTGGCGGATTAGGCCCAGGGCGATCGCAAGAGGGTTGGGTCGAGGGAGGGGTACAGTCACGATCGTAGCGATCGCGATCGTAGTCGATCGTAGGTTGGGTTGAGCCTTGCGAAACCCAACACAACCATCTATTGCAAAGTCCCTCGTTGTATTGCAAGGTCCCTCGTTGGGTTTCGTTCCTCTACCCAACCTACACAATGAAAAACCTCGCGATCGTAGGTTGGGTTGAGCTGCTCAACGTTTTAAGCACACGCCCCCACCTCACGGGCGAAACCCAACGAGGCACTTTGAAAGGTCTCTTGTTGGGTTTCGTTCCTCTACCCAACCTACACGCTACACGCTCCCGATATTGAAAGATTCCTCGAACATCCCCGGTTTCTGATGGAGCAACGCAGACCCGTTAACAACCCCGCCCCAGAAACCGGGGATCTGTGCTTTACGAGTCTCGTGCCATCGGGGATCTATGCTTCACGAGACTCGTCCCGATCGTCAGCCACGAGTGAGGAATCACTCCGCCATTTCTGGCATTTCCCTGGAATTCCTCAGAAAACTATAAAGAAGTTCATAGGTCTTAAAACAAAGCATTAAAAACCGTCAGCCCGCGATCGAAGTCATCAAACGGTGACGTATAACAGACTTAATCTATAGACGTTATCTACAAACGTTATCTACAAACGTAATCTACAGACGCAGAACAAACGGGCACCTCGAAAAATCCAAATTCTCGCCCCTGTGCCAACGCAAGAATAGGGGTTGTGGCGGGCGGCGAAGCCGCCCGCCACAATTAATCGAGGTGCCCAAACGTAGAACAAACATTGCTAAGGTATTAGACCTGCCAGCGGGGTTTGCAGTTAGGAGGAACGATCGCCGTGAGTATTACTACCATCAATCCAGCCACCGGAGTTAAGATCAAAGACGTTGAACCCATCACCCCCGCAGCCCTAGAGGCTAAATTGGTATTGGCAACGGCAGCCTTTGAACGCCACCGCCGCACCTCATTTTACGATCGCGCTAGCAAACTACGCCGAGTAGCTGATCTCCTGGAAGCCCGCCAAGCCGATCTGGGGAAACTGATGACCCTGGAAATGGGCAAGCCCCTCAAAGGAGCCATGGCCGAAGTGGTGAAATGTGCCATGGTCTGCCGTTACTATGCCGATCATGGGGAAGATTTCTTAGCAGATAGTCCGGCCCAAACCGATGCCAGCCACAGCTATGTGCGCTATGAACCCCTGGGGATTATTCTGGCGGTGATGCCCTGGAACTTCCCCTTTTGGCAAGTGTTGCGCTTTGCGGCTCCGACCCTGATGGCGGGCAATGTGGCCTTGCTCAAACATGCCTCCAACGT
Encoded proteins:
- a CDS encoding aminotransferase class V-fold PLP-dependent enzyme, translating into MPKPVLIFQPPTVLQTPEVDYGNHRSAFPALQNKRYFNYGGQGPLPWGSLGAIAKAYTQLQEIGPFSSAANGWGQTIAQQLRIQMAGEFSVHPDTITLTENVSVGCNIALWGLPWQAGDHILLTDCEHPGIVAVIQELQRRFDLRVSTVALLPLLNSGDPVQAILKGLQNNTRLVVLSHVLWNTGHVLPLREIVQGCQKAESGRYPVRLLVDAAQSVGSQALNLQDLGVDFYAFTGHKWWCGPEGVGGLYVRPGVRDELQPTFAAWRGIVEDESGTPTGWKDNGQRYEVATSAYPLYAGLLESLRVHQAWGSASQRYERLRSLGQSLWQQLQTIPGITCLQDLPPTTGIVSFQVADRDPQDLVQYLEAQQILVRKIRNPACVRACTHYLTTEEEVAQLVAAVQSFVGIPG
- a CDS encoding ferredoxin-thioredoxin reductase variable chain, with amino-acid sequence MNVGDRVRVKTPVVVYHNPEQRNEACDIQGLEGEVVGLATEWKGKAISANFPIQVKFSPKFRAHLREDELELAD